One stretch of Streptomyces sp. A2-16 DNA includes these proteins:
- a CDS encoding GH1 family beta-glucosidase — MSIDLAALPHDFLWGTATAAYQIEGAVSEDGRSPSIWDTFSHTPGKIAGGDTGDVACDHYHRWREDIDLMRRLGTNAYRLSVAWPRVIPGGDGPVNPKGLDFYDELIDALLAAGITPSVTLYHWDLPQVLQDRGGWPARDTAEHFAAYASVVAGRLGDRVHHWTTLNEPLCSAWIGHLEGTMAPGLTDLTAAVRASYHLLLGHGLAARAIRAASPSAQVGIVTNLSTVHAATDAPEDLDAARRMDGHTNRWWLDPVHGRGFPADMREVYGVELPEKPGDSAVIATPLDWLGLNYYMPVTVADDPTGPAPRARQVARPGVPRTGMDWEIDANGIETLLLRLTNEYGARRLYVTENGSAYPDVVRPDGTIDDPERQEYLIDHLAACASAARKGAPLAGYFAWSLLDNFEWAYGYDKRFGLVHVDYETQRRTIKGTGHRYADIIRAHTEKGRKAA; from the coding sequence GTGAGCATCGACCTCGCCGCACTCCCGCACGACTTCCTGTGGGGCACGGCCACGGCGGCCTACCAGATCGAGGGAGCCGTGTCGGAGGACGGCCGCTCGCCGTCGATCTGGGACACCTTCTCGCACACCCCCGGCAAGATCGCGGGCGGCGACACCGGCGACGTCGCCTGCGACCACTACCACCGCTGGCGCGAGGACATCGACCTGATGCGCCGGCTCGGCACCAACGCCTATCGGCTGTCCGTCGCCTGGCCGCGCGTGATCCCCGGGGGTGACGGGCCGGTCAACCCCAAGGGCCTCGACTTCTACGACGAGCTGATCGACGCCCTGCTGGCCGCCGGCATCACCCCGTCCGTCACCCTCTACCACTGGGACCTGCCCCAGGTGCTCCAGGACCGCGGCGGCTGGCCCGCGCGCGACACCGCGGAGCACTTCGCCGCGTACGCCTCGGTCGTGGCCGGGCGGCTGGGGGACCGGGTGCACCACTGGACCACCCTCAACGAACCGCTGTGCTCGGCGTGGATCGGCCACCTGGAAGGCACGATGGCCCCCGGCCTGACCGACCTCACGGCCGCCGTCCGCGCCTCCTACCACCTGCTCCTCGGTCACGGCCTGGCCGCGCGGGCGATCCGCGCCGCGTCCCCGTCCGCCCAGGTCGGCATCGTCACCAACCTCTCCACCGTCCACGCGGCCACCGACGCCCCGGAGGACCTCGACGCGGCCCGCCGCATGGACGGCCACACCAACCGCTGGTGGCTCGACCCGGTCCACGGCCGGGGCTTCCCGGCGGACATGCGCGAGGTCTACGGCGTCGAACTCCCGGAGAAGCCGGGCGACTCGGCGGTCATCGCCACACCCCTGGACTGGCTCGGCCTCAACTACTACATGCCGGTCACCGTCGCCGACGACCCCACGGGACCGGCCCCGCGAGCCCGCCAGGTCGCCCGCCCCGGGGTGCCGCGCACCGGCATGGACTGGGAGATCGACGCCAACGGCATCGAGACCCTCCTGCTCCGGCTCACGAACGAGTACGGCGCCCGCAGGCTCTACGTCACCGAGAACGGCTCCGCCTACCCCGACGTCGTACGCCCCGACGGGACGATCGACGACCCGGAACGCCAGGAGTACCTGATCGACCACCTGGCCGCCTGCGCGTCCGCCGCCCGCAAGGGCGCCCCCCTGGCCGGCTACTTCGCCTGGTCCCTGCTGGACAACTTCGAGTGGGCCTACGGCTACGACAAGCGCTTCGGCCTGGTCCATGTCGACTACGAGACCCAGCGGCGCACGATCAAGGGGACGGGACACCGGTACGCGGACATCATCCGGGCGCACACGGAGAAGGGCCGCAAGGCGGCCTGA
- a CDS encoding carbohydrate ABC transporter permease, translating into MAPPRSFFWSRRIFLTLLTGFVLLPVYVMVSSSLKPLADVTGEFHWLPSKVTFRPYIDIWSTIPLARYFVNSLIVAGAATVCSVVIAVFAAYAVSRYDFRGKRVFTVTVLSTQMFPGILFLLPLFLIYVNIGNATGIALFGSRGGLILTYLTFSLPFSIWMLIGYLDSVPRDLDEAALVDGCGPLGALFRVVVPAAIPGIVAVAVYAFMTAWGEVLFASVMTNDTTRTLAVGLQGYSTLNNVYWNQIMAASLVVSVPVVAGFLLLQRYLVAGLTAGAVK; encoded by the coding sequence ATGGCGCCGCCGCGGTCGTTCTTCTGGTCCCGGCGGATCTTCCTCACCCTGCTCACCGGCTTCGTCCTGCTGCCGGTCTACGTGATGGTCTCCAGCTCGCTGAAGCCGCTCGCCGACGTCACGGGCGAATTCCACTGGCTGCCCAGCAAGGTGACCTTCCGGCCGTACATCGACATCTGGTCGACCATCCCGCTCGCCCGGTACTTCGTGAACTCGCTGATCGTGGCGGGCGCGGCGACCGTCTGCTCGGTGGTGATCGCGGTGTTCGCCGCGTACGCCGTCAGCCGCTACGACTTCCGCGGCAAGCGCGTCTTCACGGTCACCGTGCTGTCCACGCAGATGTTCCCGGGCATCCTCTTCCTGCTGCCCCTCTTCCTCATCTACGTCAACATCGGCAACGCCACCGGCATCGCGCTGTTCGGGTCGCGCGGCGGGCTGATCCTGACGTATCTGACCTTCTCCCTGCCGTTCTCGATCTGGATGCTGATCGGGTACCTCGACTCGGTCCCGCGCGATCTGGACGAGGCCGCGCTGGTCGACGGCTGCGGGCCGCTCGGCGCGCTCTTCCGGGTCGTCGTGCCCGCCGCGATCCCCGGGATCGTCGCGGTCGCCGTCTACGCCTTCATGACCGCCTGGGGCGAGGTGCTCTTCGCGTCGGTGATGACCAACGACACCACCCGCACCCTCGCCGTCGGCCTCCAGGGCTACTCCACGCTCAACAACGTGTACTGGAACCAGATCATGGCGGCCTCGCTGGTCGTCAGCGTCCCCGTGGTCGCCGGGTTCCTGCTGCTCCAGCGCTATCTCGTCGCCGGGCTGACGGCGGGCGCCGTCAAGTGA